GATACCCAGGGCTTCGATGTCATCCTTGTCCCATTCGATGAAGCTGCGGTCAGGCATCGCGCCATTCCCGATCGGAACAGTTTCAGTCAGCGCACCTTCGGTCAGGATGAAGCCGCCGACATGCTGGCTGAGATGACGTGGCATGCCGATCATCTGCTCTGCCAGCTTGATCACACGCTTCAAATGTGGATCGCGCACATCCATGCCCGTTTCCTTGACGTGCTTTTCCGCGATCTCGCTACCGTAGCTCCCCCAAACTGTCCGCGCGAGTGAGCTGGTCACATCTTCGGACAGGCCCATCACCTTGCCCACCTCGCGGATTGCCATGCGTGGCCGATAATGGATCACAGTCGCAGTCAGTCCGGCGCGATGACGGCCGTATTTCCGGTAAAGATACTGGATCACTTCCTCACGCCGCTCATGCTCGAAATCGACGTCGATATCGGGCGGCTCTTTACGTTCTTCGGAGATAAAGCGATCAAACAGGAGCTGGTGCTTGGCCGGATCGACGCTGGTGATCTCAAGGCAATAGCATACCGCTGAATTCGCCGCTGAACCTCGGCCCTGGCACAGGATCGGCGGGTCAACGCTACGCGCGAAATCGACAATGTCCTTGATAGTGAGAAAATAGCGCGCAAGGTCGAGCTTGCCTATCAGGTCAAGCTCCCGCTTCAGTGTTGACCGCACGCTGTCTGGGACACCTTCCGGATAGCGTCGATCTGCCCCTTTCCAAGTTTCGCTTTCGAGATATTGCTGGGGAGCCATTCCGGCGGGGTAGATTTCCTCAGGATACTCGTAGCGCAATTCTTCAAGACTAAACTCGCAAGCGTCGGCCACTTCGCGCGCAGCAGCGATCGCATGCGGCCAGCGTGAAAACAGCTGTTGCATCTCTTGTGGTGATTTCAGGTGTCGTTCGGCATTGGCTGCCAGCAAATGCCCTGCCTCAGCCACCTTGGTCTTGTATTTGATCGCGGTCATTACATCCTGCAAGGGACGCTTGTCGGGTGTCGCGTAGTGCACATCGTTGGTTGCCAGCAGGCAAAGCCCGTTGGCCTTGGCCAAAGTATCGAGCATTTCGATCCGTGCGATATCATCGCCGCGGAAGAGATAGCTTGCCGCAATGTGGCGCAGCGTAGGCAGCCCTGCCGTCAAATGTGGAAGCAGTTCCGTAAAATTGCCTGATACGTGATCGGCAAGCGTACAGTTGCTATCGAGCGCCACTACGTTGTTCGCCCAGGCCGGAACAGTAAAACGTGCTCTCAAGTCAGCTGGTGGTAACAGGATGAGCTGCACATCCTCAGCATACTCGGCAAGCATGGCGAGCGAGATTTCGCACACGCCTTTTTCTTGCCACTCGCCAGTGAGTGTTTGCATTCGTCCAGCACTGATCAGCTGGCACAACCGGCCATAGGCAGCCCGGTTCTTAGGGTACGCGAGACATGCAAGTCCCTCGACCGTCTCAATCCGCGTGCCGATCACCGGCCTCATTTTGAGCGTGGTTGCTTCACAGTGAATGCGCACGACGCCGGCAAACGAGTTGGCATCGGCTATCCCGATTGCGTCGTAACCTTGAAGGTGAGCGGTGCTGACCAGATCAACAGCGTCAGAAGCACCACGCAGAAAACTGAAACAGCTAACCAGCCCCAGCTCGACAAAGGGCGCACGCTCAGGCGGTGTAATCGCATCAGGATCGACATCGATCCGGCGCTTGGCTGCTGTCGGCGGTGAATCGGGCATAGTTCACATAGATTGATCTTCTGGATCAAACTTATGTTCACTAAATGTTCCAACTCAACTTTTCAAGCAGATGGTCAAAGGGCGAGCAAAGAATCAGGCAGCCTTGCCTGCTTTCTTCTGTTCTTTCTTTCTCGCGTTCTCATTGTGGAGGAAATCGACAACCGCCGGGTGCATCTTTCCTTCAAAAGCAATTCCTGCATATCTTCCGTCTACCCAGACGAACTTTCCAACAGGTGTATGCACTCCGTCGATCCGCAAGAGGATGCTTTCACCCACGCGAGCGAAGCCGTGTCCTCCCTTTACCTTGCACCCTCCCTCAGAAACATCGATCACTTCGACGAAGAGTGGGCGCGAGCGAGAGCGGCCCTTGACCAACAGGTCAAGCCGCTTGCGATCGGATGAACGTGATGATTCCGTCTGCTGCATGCGTCCCTTATGCGGCAAAAACGTAAAGAAAATTCTAGCAAATATTTCTATATGTTTTCTAGTAACTTGTCTGTTAACCGTAGAGCCCGTGCAAGTACCAGAGTGGTAAATCGCCGCGCCCATCACCACTGATCCCATGGCGATATATCCAGTAACGCCGCCCCTCTGAGTCTTCGATTCTGTAGTAATCACGCAGCCGTGCGCTTGAGCGTTCGCGCCACCATTCAGGCGCAATTCGTTCCGGTCCTTCCGCGCGCATGACTTCACGCACTTCTCCCCGCCACTTGAAAGAACGCGGGTGACCATCTGGAGTCGCATAAAGTACGGATATCGGCTCGGGCTTGTCGAACAATTTTAGTGGCCGTTGATGAAAAGCAAGCTCACCTTGTGTCATGGGCTCAGGCTCCAACGGAGGCTGCCAGCGCTGTGCACGTTCGGGTATATGGCTCGCATGCGCTACAGGGCGCTGCACAGCGTTTTTTCCAAGCCGCACAGTTAAC
The Altererythrobacter ishigakiensis genome window above contains:
- a CDS encoding error-prone DNA polymerase, producing MPDSPPTAAKRRIDVDPDAITPPERAPFVELGLVSCFSFLRGASDAVDLVSTAHLQGYDAIGIADANSFAGVVRIHCEATTLKMRPVIGTRIETVEGLACLAYPKNRAAYGRLCQLISAGRMQTLTGEWQEKGVCEISLAMLAEYAEDVQLILLPPADLRARFTVPAWANNVVALDSNCTLADHVSGNFTELLPHLTAGLPTLRHIAASYLFRGDDIARIEMLDTLAKANGLCLLATNDVHYATPDKRPLQDVMTAIKYKTKVAEAGHLLAANAERHLKSPQEMQQLFSRWPHAIAAAREVADACEFSLEELRYEYPEEIYPAGMAPQQYLESETWKGADRRYPEGVPDSVRSTLKRELDLIGKLDLARYFLTIKDIVDFARSVDPPILCQGRGSAANSAVCYCLEITSVDPAKHQLLFDRFISEERKEPPDIDVDFEHERREEVIQYLYRKYGRHRAGLTATVIHYRPRMAIREVGKVMGLSEDVTSSLARTVWGSYGSEIAEKHVKETGMDVRDPHLKRVIKLAEQMIGMPRHLSQHVGGFILTEGALTETVPIGNGAMPDRSFIEWDKDDIEALGILKVDVLALGMLTCIKKCFDLLEAHHDRTLTLATVPREDPETYTMLRRGDSLGVFQVESRAQMNMLPRLRPREFYDLVIQVAIVRPGPIQGDMVHPYLKRRRGAEPVQIPAPAPEHGPPDELSSILARTLGVPIFQEQAMKIALDAAKFSSAEANRLRKAMATFRSRGMVHELEDMMVGRMVARGYDPDFAERCFNQIKGFGEYGFPESHAASFAHLVYVSSWLKCHFPAAFACALLNSQPMGFYAPAQIVRDAREHGVEVLPVDVNHSMWDNTLEHAAVSRRERDSIAMRMGLRQVDGLPEHVAARIVTARAEGGVFKDVAELRERAGLSPAHIERLASADCFTSLGLSRRQALWDARSLIAAPDLPLFQAAAERDEGAEKARTKLPQMPLSEEVVTDYQTTRLSLKAHPLSFLRASLAERGFVRACELRDRKFRSMVQIAGLVLIRQRPGSAKGVCFITLEDETGVANLVVWPDVMEKQRRVIMGARLMEVRGRVEYDDEVIHVIAHHMTDATDTLYGLADDLLASPVARADHVSSPLNSRKPLTVKPRDLHGERPLPAIGHPRNLRILPKSRDFH
- a CDS encoding PilZ domain-containing protein, with translation MQQTESSRSSDRKRLDLLVKGRSRSRPLFVEVIDVSEGGCKVKGGHGFARVGESILLRIDGVHTPVGKFVWVDGRYAGIAFEGKMHPAVVDFLHNENARKKEQKKAGKAA